The following proteins come from a genomic window of Dreissena polymorpha isolate Duluth1 chromosome 1, UMN_Dpol_1.0, whole genome shotgun sequence:
- the LOC127855664 gene encoding ras-like protein family member 10B produces MTTSHLTIDSDYQRVQLAVLGAPGVGKTSIVRQFISNIFEEEYRPTDTKQVYYPSVIINDHLYELKIIDCPYIPYFPVNSLYEWTDYRGYGLRNASAYILVYDITTEESFHYIKNIRDQILESRDMHDIPLFVVGNKYDLSDDRGISRREVASLVKKHWKCGYIECSAKYNWHVILLFKELMKNIDYIDYGHKPTSLRVQDALRNNRCVIL; encoded by the coding sequence ATGACGACGAGTCACTTGACGATCGACTCGGACTACCAGCGCGTGCAGCTTGCTGTCCTTGGGGCTCCGGGTGTGGGCAAGACATCTATAGTCCGCCAGTTCATCTCAAACATCTTCGAGGAGGAATACAGACCCACGGACACCAAACAAGTGTACTACCCATCCGTAATCATCAACGACCACTTGTATGAGCTGAAAATCATTGACTGTCCATACATTCCCTATTTTCCGGTAAACTCACTCTATGAATGGACTGACTACAGAGGATACGGCTTACGCAACGCCTCTGCGTACATACTTGTGTATGATATAACCACAGAGGAAAGCTTccattacattaaaaatattcggGATCAAATTCTGGAAAGTAGAGATATGCATGATATTCCATTGTTCGTAGTTGGCAACAAGTATGATCTTTCTGACGACAGAGGAATTTCACGGCGCGAGGTGGCAAGCCTTGTTAAGAAACATTGGAAATGTGGATACATCGAGTGTTCTGCCAAATACAATTGGCACGTCATACTTCTGTTCAAAGAACTAATGAAAAACATTGATTACATAGATTATGGGCATAAACCGACCTCGTTACGAGTCCAAGATGCTCTACGAAACAACCGGTGCGTAATTTTGTGA